In Candidatus Zixiibacteriota bacterium, one genomic interval encodes:
- a CDS encoding PDZ domain-containing protein: protein MSDAVIKKHSKYAATLLVALIGLGWMAPTAQSQEFDFERLQKRVRTYTVVIDMDLDLAFGIHSSEQKERYIATIVTEDGLIIFNGSDLAGGGVIGGMPGVNVSVTPRRIEVSTLDGATYDAEYLGVDRYTGIGFVKATADTSLEFEPIKFKTRRRFEVGEWLALYMLLPEFISPPLTADIGMVSSVVASPESFPLTVGFNSFQMTSVLFDEDLEPVGVLGMLVDPARASLEANGLMEALGQFGMPLLGVISGDRLAKVIAEPPTASGGERGWLGIRLQALTAELAEYWQLETGGGIIVNETVKGSPADKAGLQVGDVIVSVNGGPVDVDREENISIFQRRISELGPEASVEMMILRPANGDSDTLTLLATLDEAPIGATDAEEYESTPLEFTVRNLVFDDYFFLNQDAETFKGVFVSEMAQGGLAAIGGLQIGDIVQRIGDTEIGSVDEAQAVLESLEQSQPTEMILFVWRANQTMFVNIKTDWQ, encoded by the coding sequence ATGAGTGACGCTGTGATCAAGAAGCATTCGAAATACGCGGCCACACTTCTTGTGGCGCTGATCGGCCTCGGTTGGATGGCGCCGACTGCCCAGTCGCAGGAGTTTGATTTTGAGCGACTGCAAAAAAGAGTCCGCACCTACACGGTCGTGATCGACATGGACCTCGACCTCGCTTTCGGCATTCATAGTTCAGAGCAAAAGGAAAGGTACATCGCCACCATCGTCACCGAAGACGGCCTGATTATTTTCAACGGTAGCGATCTTGCGGGTGGTGGCGTGATCGGTGGTATGCCGGGAGTAAATGTCTCGGTGACCCCTCGGCGCATTGAAGTCTCCACACTTGACGGCGCCACATACGATGCCGAATACCTCGGGGTTGATCGGTACACCGGAATCGGCTTCGTGAAAGCCACCGCCGATACCTCGCTGGAATTCGAACCGATCAAATTCAAAACCCGACGACGGTTCGAGGTCGGTGAATGGCTGGCCTTGTACATGCTTCTGCCTGAGTTCATAAGCCCGCCCTTGACCGCCGATATCGGAATGGTTTCGTCGGTGGTGGCGTCGCCCGAATCGTTCCCGCTGACGGTCGGATTCAACTCCTTTCAAATGACCTCGGTACTTTTCGATGAAGACCTCGAACCGGTGGGCGTTTTGGGGATGCTGGTCGATCCGGCTCGGGCCAGCCTGGAGGCCAACGGTTTGATGGAAGCACTGGGGCAGTTCGGCATGCCCTTGTTGGGCGTCATCTCCGGTGACAGACTGGCCAAAGTAATCGCCGAACCACCCACCGCATCCGGCGGAGAGCGTGGCTGGCTGGGTATCCGACTACAGGCGCTGACCGCGGAACTGGCCGAATACTGGCAGCTTGAGACGGGCGGCGGCATAATCGTCAACGAAACCGTCAAAGGCTCCCCGGCCGACAAAGCAGGCCTGCAAGTTGGTGATGTAATCGTTTCGGTCAACGGGGGACCGGTCGACGTAGATCGGGAAGAAAACATATCGATTTTCCAGCGCCGCATATCGGAGTTGGGACCGGAAGCTTCTGTGGAAATGATGATCCTGAGACCGGCCAACGGAGACAGCGACACTCTCACCCTGTTGGCTACGTTGGACGAAGCTCCGATCGGCGCCACCGATGCCGAGGAGTATGAGAGCACTCCGTTGGAGTTCACCGTTCGCAATCTGGTCTTCGACGACTACTTCTTCCTGAACCAGGACGCCGAGACTTTCAAAGGCGTTTTTGTCTCTGAGATGGCTCAGGGCGGACTGGCCGCTATCGGCGGGTTGCAGATCGGTGATATTGTCCAGCGAATAGGCGACACCGAGATCGGCTCGGTCGATGAAGCGCAGGCGGTTCTGGAGAGTTTGGAACAAAGCCAACCGACCGAAATGATACTGTTTGTCTGGCGCGCCAATCAGACAATGTTCGTCAACATCAAGACCGACTGGCAGTGA
- a CDS encoding amidohydrolase produces the protein MQTIHSNIIKATRKWRRKQIAWRRHFHQHPELSFAEHKTTAYLRRAVSSMGLKILPLKMKTGLLAEVRGKRPGRTIALRSDIDALPVTERTGLSFGSKVDGCMHACGHDVHMASLLGAAAVLSEMRDDLPGTVRFIFQPAEEMPPGGAAPMIENGALDSVSMIFGLHVDPTVATGKIGLRDGVTMAAVNDFDLIVHGRGGHGARPHETVDAVVVAAEIVQALQTIASRKIDPIAPVAITIGRIEGGVARNVITDRVTLNGTARALSEQAARELPKLVKRIAQSIGRAHGAKVEVNITHGYPVFKNHPVANKILSGSFTALFGSGKLVTTPPVLGGEDFARYLQLVPGAMFRLGCRNPKIGADKPWHSPHFIVDEEALTFGTALLCAAVIDSLTSDRK, from the coding sequence ATGCAAACGATCCACTCGAACATCATTAAAGCGACCCGGAAGTGGCGCCGCAAACAGATTGCCTGGCGACGACATTTCCATCAGCATCCTGAACTCTCATTTGCCGAGCACAAGACAACAGCCTACCTTCGCCGGGCTGTGTCTTCCATGGGTCTGAAGATTCTACCTCTCAAAATGAAAACCGGACTGTTAGCTGAGGTTCGCGGTAAGCGACCGGGCCGCACGATAGCGCTGCGTAGCGACATTGATGCCTTGCCGGTAACAGAACGCACCGGCTTGAGTTTCGGCTCGAAGGTCGACGGTTGCATGCACGCATGCGGGCATGACGTGCACATGGCCTCGCTGTTGGGAGCGGCGGCCGTGTTGTCAGAGATGCGAGATGATCTGCCGGGGACGGTTCGATTCATTTTCCAACCGGCCGAGGAAATGCCGCCTGGCGGCGCAGCCCCAATGATTGAAAACGGCGCCCTGGATAGTGTCTCCATGATCTTCGGTCTGCACGTCGACCCAACCGTGGCGACCGGAAAGATCGGCCTGCGCGATGGCGTTACTATGGCTGCCGTGAACGATTTTGATTTGATCGTTCACGGTCGCGGCGGACACGGAGCACGACCTCATGAGACGGTCGACGCCGTCGTGGTGGCCGCGGAGATTGTCCAGGCTTTGCAGACGATTGCATCGCGCAAGATCGACCCAATCGCGCCGGTGGCTATCACCATCGGTCGGATCGAAGGCGGTGTGGCACGCAACGTGATCACCGACCGGGTGACATTGAACGGTACCGCTCGGGCCTTATCGGAACAAGCGGCGCGCGAACTGCCCAAGCTGGTAAAGCGAATCGCTCAGTCGATTGGCCGCGCCCACGGCGCAAAGGTAGAAGTGAACATCACGCACGGTTACCCGGTATTCAAAAACCACCCGGTGGCCAACAAAATCCTGTCGGGCAGTTTTACGGCCTTGTTCGGCAGTGGGAAATTGGTCACCACTCCCCCGGTCTTAGGCGGCGAAGATTTCGCTCGCTATTTACAACTGGTGCCGGGCGCAATGTTTCGGCTGGGCTGCCGCAACCCGAAAATCGGCGCCGACAAACCGTGGCACTCCCCTCACTTCATTGTCGATGAAGAAGCGCTGACCTTTGGCACCGCCCTCTTGTGTGCCGCCGTCATAGACTCACTGACGAGCGACCGCAAATGA
- a CDS encoding CdaR family protein, which produces MKSLFDNLALKIVALLLGVLLWFHVATEKVYTYQVRLPLNIINLGEDLALVRYPADSLTIVVSASGKRLGRTRWREDGVRINALQFPAGRHQLTLTPANTTLIGGSNLISLDEVITPSSLELYVDRTSEVNLKVQTDLVAVADDGFAVASISRPEPDQVTVVGPRSLLGGFSTVFTEHKRMTGLRNSLDITVPLALPAGYGITLDPDSVTLSVEVVPVRTRVFKAVPVVLYNLPSDSRATSQPSQLDVVLTGPPEAIDSLDGSTLIASADYASVDSSGRVAVRVDCPSTFRVKSVSVDSVTISGL; this is translated from the coding sequence GTGAAATCGTTGTTCGACAATCTGGCGCTAAAAATCGTGGCGCTTCTTCTCGGTGTGCTGCTTTGGTTTCACGTGGCGACGGAGAAGGTATATACTTATCAGGTACGTCTGCCGTTGAACATCATCAACCTCGGGGAGGATTTGGCCCTGGTCAGGTATCCGGCCGATAGCCTGACGATAGTCGTGTCGGCCAGCGGAAAGCGGTTGGGTCGCACCCGCTGGCGCGAGGATGGTGTGCGCATAAACGCGCTACAGTTCCCCGCCGGAAGACACCAACTAACCCTCACTCCGGCCAACACAACATTGATCGGAGGGAGCAACCTGATCTCTCTGGATGAAGTCATAACGCCCAGCAGTTTGGAGTTATACGTCGACCGCACATCGGAGGTAAACCTCAAGGTACAGACCGATCTGGTCGCAGTGGCCGATGATGGATTCGCGGTAGCTTCGATCTCAAGACCGGAACCGGACCAGGTAACGGTGGTCGGGCCGCGTTCGCTGCTGGGCGGATTCAGCACTGTCTTTACCGAGCATAAAAGAATGACCGGGCTGCGCAACAGCCTGGATATTACCGTACCGCTGGCTCTGCCGGCCGGCTATGGTATCACCCTGGACCCTGATTCTGTGACCCTCTCGGTGGAGGTCGTGCCGGTGCGCACCAGAGTTTTCAAGGCGGTCCCGGTAGTCTTGTACAACCTGCCCTCGGACAGCCGGGCCACAAGTCAACCGAGTCAGCTCGATGTGGTTCTAACCGGACCACCCGAGGCAATCGACTCACTTGATGGTTCCACGCTCATTGCCTCAGCCGATTATGCTTCTGTGGATTCATCCGGTCGCGTGGCGGTGAGGGTGGACTGTCCCTCGACCTTTCGCGTCAAATCTGTCTCGGTCGACTCAGTCACAATCAGTGGACTGTGA
- a CDS encoding DUF4097 domain-containing protein: MQWRTATISWLVGILLWLSYSPVVAEAWFEFEKSLEVHSAVELDLSLTAGDVYITKGSGNRLIIEGVKRVWGRDFEDAKRVADLIEIDVRQGGNQVVIATNYLPLDPDDKSLLGKKFENGAAHYGNVDYRITAPAFAKVVIHAKAAQIELSSVNADVAIENGHGSVRVESLFGPLRVRQTSGDIDLANIEGAVDIENGSGDTRCEFLIGDVTLNQAEGEVDLKWVEGDIRIKSLSAAVQVRQLQGAIDLENNDGNVYIQTELNSPRDFFVRTGSGAIRFSVPEKSAGALKIETESGVISTELPISVEAMTANQLKGVFGRGGTQIELISSSGDVTLAAF; this comes from the coding sequence ATGCAATGGCGCACAGCCACCATATCGTGGTTAGTTGGTATCCTCCTATGGCTGTCCTACTCGCCTGTCGTGGCCGAGGCCTGGTTTGAGTTCGAGAAGTCGCTTGAAGTCCATTCCGCTGTCGAGTTGGATCTTTCGTTGACGGCCGGTGATGTTTATATCACCAAGGGTAGCGGCAACCGTCTCATCATCGAAGGAGTCAAGCGGGTCTGGGGACGCGATTTTGAAGATGCCAAACGTGTCGCCGACTTGATCGAGATCGATGTCCGTCAGGGCGGCAACCAGGTTGTCATCGCCACCAACTATCTCCCCCTCGACCCTGATGACAAGTCACTGCTCGGCAAAAAGTTTGAGAACGGGGCGGCGCACTACGGAAATGTCGACTATCGCATCACCGCACCCGCCTTCGCCAAAGTTGTGATCCACGCCAAAGCCGCGCAGATTGAATTGAGCTCTGTCAACGCAGATGTAGCCATCGAAAACGGGCACGGCAGTGTCCGGGTCGAGTCATTGTTCGGGCCCTTAAGAGTTCGCCAAACCTCAGGGGACATCGACCTGGCCAACATTGAAGGTGCTGTCGATATCGAAAACGGCTCCGGCGATACGCGCTGCGAGTTTCTGATCGGCGATGTGACTCTTAACCAGGCCGAGGGTGAGGTCGACCTGAAGTGGGTGGAAGGTGACATCCGAATCAAGTCTCTCTCCGCCGCCGTGCAAGTCCGTCAGTTGCAGGGCGCCATCGACCTGGAGAACAATGACGGCAACGTATATATACAAACCGAGCTGAATAGTCCGCGCGATTTCTTTGTCCGAACCGGCTCCGGCGCCATTCGGTTTTCCGTGCCCGAGAAGTCAGCCGGAGCACTCAAGATTGAAACAGAATCCGGTGTCATCTCAACCGAGCTGCCGATTTCGGTGGAGGCTATGACAGCTAATCAATTGAAGGGTGTCTTCGGACGCGGCGGAACTCAGATTGAATTGATTTCCAGTTCGGGCGACGTCACGCTGGCTGCCTTCTGA
- the tsaD gene encoding tRNA (adenosine(37)-N6)-threonylcarbamoyltransferase complex transferase subunit TsaD, producing the protein MLTLGIETSCDETSVAVVRSGREILSNVILSQTDHSKFGGVVPEIAGRAHLRKIVGVYRQALSESGVELEQIDLIAATMGPGLIGPLLVGLTFAKGLAFAASLPFVAVHHIEGHIAANLLEHHDLQSHHLTLIVSGGHTMLVEVNGFGSYKILGATKDDAAGEAFDKVAKLLGLGYPGGARLDRLAADGDPEFFRFPRPMLKEPGYQFSYSGLKTAVALYLKKLSPDQIQQQLADIAASFQEAAVMVLVEKTVRAAKELQLADVTVSGGVAANSRLRTILAERLDAIGCRLFYPTLPLCTDNGAMIAAAGYYRFQNEGASEMAVSAVPYLKLGV; encoded by the coding sequence ATGCTCACACTCGGCATTGAAACATCGTGTGATGAAACTTCGGTGGCGGTGGTGCGCAGTGGCCGTGAGATCCTGTCGAATGTCATTCTTTCTCAAACCGACCATAGTAAATTCGGCGGTGTCGTGCCCGAGATCGCCGGTCGGGCTCATTTGCGCAAGATCGTGGGTGTCTATCGACAGGCTCTCAGCGAGTCTGGGGTCGAGCTGGAGCAGATCGATTTAATCGCCGCTACTATGGGACCCGGATTGATCGGTCCTCTTTTGGTCGGACTGACTTTTGCCAAAGGGCTGGCCTTTGCCGCTTCACTCCCGTTTGTGGCCGTGCATCACATCGAAGGCCACATTGCGGCCAACCTGCTTGAACATCACGACCTGCAAAGCCATCACCTGACTTTGATCGTATCCGGCGGCCACACCATGTTGGTTGAAGTCAATGGGTTTGGGTCCTATAAAATCCTGGGCGCCACCAAGGATGATGCGGCCGGGGAAGCCTTCGATAAAGTGGCCAAACTGCTGGGGCTGGGTTATCCCGGCGGGGCCAGGCTGGACCGATTGGCTGCCGACGGCGATCCCGAATTCTTTCGCTTCCCACGCCCCATGCTCAAAGAACCGGGCTATCAGTTCTCATACTCAGGACTGAAGACGGCGGTCGCGCTGTATCTCAAAAAGCTGTCACCCGACCAAATCCAGCAGCAATTGGCCGACATTGCGGCATCTTTTCAGGAAGCCGCCGTGATGGTGCTGGTGGAAAAGACTGTGCGGGCGGCCAAGGAACTGCAACTGGCCGACGTGACCGTCTCCGGCGGTGTTGCCGCTAACAGTCGTCTGCGAACGATACTGGCCGAACGCCTGGATGCAATTGGGTGTCGGCTGTTCTACCCAACCCTTCCACTATGCACCGACAACGGCGCCATGATCGCTGCCGCCGGCTACTATCGTTTTCAGAACGAAGGAGCCTCGGAAATGGCTGTTAGCGCGGTGCCTTATCTTAAACTTGGAGTTTGA
- a CDS encoding endonuclease V → MAQQVKLLPISPEPRLIVAVETAYGAGGETLYCCAAVMSFPDLEEIECVFSHGPAGWSYEPGLLYFREGPVIAQALSKVVATPDLLMVHGHGIAHPLRCGLASSLGVVFDMPAIGCCRKSLAGHHREVAPTKGSAQPIMLNSDEVGMAYRSKDKVKPIFISPGHLCDLPGAVDLTKRCLRGFRQPEPLRLAHLLTHKYKRRSERKSQATPSEVI, encoded by the coding sequence GTGGCGCAGCAAGTCAAACTTCTGCCCATAAGTCCAGAACCACGCCTGATCGTTGCCGTCGAGACAGCCTACGGCGCAGGTGGCGAGACGCTCTACTGCTGCGCGGCTGTGATGAGTTTTCCCGACCTCGAGGAGATTGAATGCGTCTTCTCACACGGGCCGGCCGGATGGAGCTACGAACCGGGTCTATTGTACTTTCGCGAGGGGCCGGTGATTGCTCAAGCCCTCTCGAAAGTTGTGGCCACCCCGGACTTGCTCATGGTTCATGGTCACGGCATCGCTCATCCACTCCGTTGCGGATTGGCCAGTTCTCTTGGCGTCGTTTTTGACATGCCGGCTATCGGTTGTTGCCGCAAATCACTGGCCGGTCATCATCGCGAAGTGGCGCCGACTAAAGGTTCGGCCCAGCCAATCATGTTGAACTCCGATGAAGTAGGCATGGCCTACCGCAGCAAAGATAAGGTCAAGCCGATTTTCATCTCCCCGGGGCATCTGTGCGACCTGCCCGGCGCAGTTGATCTGACAAAACGTTGTCTGCGCGGATTTCGCCAGCCCGAACCGCTACGACTAGCCCACCTGCTAACCCATAAATACAAACGTCGATCCGAGAGAAAAAGCCAGGCCACGCCATCCGAAGTTATTTGA
- a CDS encoding toast rack family protein: protein MVRRLTTITIVLILVAAVAVVAGRIEHFSKEIEAEGAKKVDVVIDLAAGEFYITTKDMAQVATVEVEYDSRRIECVVEYNVHGSTGELLLESALRRKRNIDTEENRWEVVLSDRYPMTLEMEVGACDAEIDLGGIPLTELMLEVGAASGEIDFSEPNPERLGEIDIEAGAASVAIMNIGNANFEQFSFEGGAGSFELDFRGDYKDEAEISIEIGLGSAEIILPRDIPVRVETGDPGWFSTVDFHNDDLDEVDDGVYESDDFEDADVRIYLDLEVGLGSIDIYFKR from the coding sequence ATGGTTCGACGGTTGACAACGATTACTATTGTACTGATTCTGGTTGCGGCAGTAGCCGTTGTGGCCGGGAGAATCGAACACTTTTCCAAAGAAATTGAGGCTGAAGGGGCGAAGAAAGTCGATGTAGTGATCGATCTCGCTGCCGGCGAGTTTTATATCACCACCAAGGATATGGCCCAGGTGGCCACTGTCGAGGTCGAGTATGATTCTCGACGAATTGAGTGTGTGGTCGAGTACAATGTCCATGGTTCCACCGGAGAGTTGCTCCTGGAGTCGGCTCTCAGGCGCAAGAGGAATATCGATACCGAAGAGAACAGGTGGGAGGTGGTGCTTTCTGACCGCTACCCAATGACTTTGGAAATGGAAGTGGGCGCTTGCGATGCCGAGATTGATCTTGGCGGGATTCCCCTGACCGAACTAATGTTGGAAGTTGGAGCCGCGTCCGGGGAGATAGACTTTTCCGAACCAAATCCGGAGCGACTGGGTGAGATTGATATCGAAGCCGGAGCTGCCTCGGTAGCCATTATGAACATAGGTAACGCCAATTTCGAACAGTTTAGTTTCGAGGGGGGCGCGGGATCGTTCGAACTCGACTTTCGCGGCGATTACAAAGACGAAGCCGAGATCAGTATCGAAATCGGACTTGGTTCGGCCGAGATTATTCTGCCCAGAGATATACCGGTGCGCGTTGAGACAGGCGATCCGGGGTGGTTTTCTACGGTCGATTTTCACAATGACGATCTCGATGAAGTCGACGATGGCGTCTACGAGTCAGATGACTTTGAAGATGCCGATGTTCGGATCTATCTGGACCTGGAAGTCGGTCTGGGTTCCATCGACATTTATTTCAAACGCTAA
- a CDS encoding trypsin-like peptidase domain-containing protein produces the protein MIKHIMIAILITTTTGSSLWAGAAQKEIYSARDKVMPAVVHIQPVIKNYRTGELEKQAVVGSGVIFHPDGYVVTNYHVAGKSERILCTLADKEVVPAEFIGGDPPTDIAVIKLNLEDYHGTIHVADFGNSDSTEVGQYVLAMGSPLSLSRSVSAGVVSTKDRYFSSDVRLPTGERTGRYNLWIQTDAAINPGNSGGPLVNMSGKVIGINSRASMFANNLGFAIPVNIVKEVTTAIMADGKVTRSWIGLHCQAMQEMEDYFGTEDNSGVLVSSIDAGSPAEAAFLKAGDVILEVDNQPVSARFIEELPNFYALIANREPGDDIELTVQRGSEEFRFSLQTKLLGDLQGEDFECKNWGFTVKAITRQMQIERQLDDTAGVLVVGVKRVGTADQGGLRRSDVVLSVNDHQLKGLDDFMPLYDQLSQKDAETIMLVVKRAGARRFVLLKTEDEQGESTDE, from the coding sequence ATGATTAAACACATAATGATAGCAATTCTGATAACGACCACAACCGGATCTTCTCTGTGGGCGGGCGCAGCTCAAAAGGAAATCTATAGCGCTCGTGACAAGGTCATGCCGGCGGTGGTACACATCCAGCCGGTGATCAAGAATTACCGCACGGGGGAATTGGAAAAGCAAGCCGTCGTGGGTTCCGGCGTAATATTCCATCCGGACGGATATGTGGTAACCAACTACCATGTGGCCGGCAAATCCGAGAGGATTCTGTGTACGCTTGCGGACAAGGAAGTAGTGCCGGCAGAATTCATCGGTGGCGATCCACCAACAGACATCGCCGTCATAAAGCTGAACCTGGAGGACTACCACGGCACGATCCATGTAGCCGATTTTGGCAACTCGGACTCAACAGAGGTTGGCCAATATGTGTTGGCCATGGGTTCGCCTCTGTCCCTTTCGCGCTCGGTGTCGGCCGGTGTCGTCTCCACCAAGGATCGCTACTTCTCCAGCGATGTGCGGCTACCCACGGGTGAGCGTACCGGACGCTACAACCTCTGGATTCAGACCGATGCGGCTATCAATCCCGGCAATTCCGGGGGACCCTTGGTGAACATGTCAGGCAAGGTGATCGGCATCAATTCGCGGGCAAGCATGTTTGCCAACAACCTCGGATTTGCTATACCCGTGAATATCGTCAAAGAGGTTACGACCGCTATCATGGCCGACGGCAAAGTCACTCGAAGCTGGATTGGTCTGCATTGCCAGGCCATGCAGGAGATGGAAGACTACTTCGGGACCGAAGATAACTCCGGGGTATTGGTGTCATCGATTGATGCCGGTTCTCCGGCCGAAGCGGCTTTTTTGAAAGCCGGCGATGTAATTCTGGAGGTTGACAATCAGCCGGTATCGGCTCGGTTCATTGAGGAATTGCCGAATTTCTATGCGCTGATCGCCAACCGTGAGCCGGGCGACGACATCGAACTCACGGTGCAGCGAGGTAGTGAGGAATTTCGATTCTCCCTGCAGACCAAACTGCTCGGCGATTTACAGGGGGAGGATTTTGAATGCAAGAACTGGGGCTTTACCGTGAAAGCTATCACCCGCCAGATGCAGATAGAAAGACAATTGGATGACACTGCCGGGGTCCTGGTGGTCGGTGTCAAGCGGGTCGGTACCGCCGACCAAGGTGGGCTGAGACGGTCCGATGTCGTACTAAGCGTGAATGACCACCAACTGAAGGGGCTGGACGATTTCATGCCTCTGTATGATCAACTCAGTCAGAAGGACGCTGAGACTATCATGTTGGTGGTAAAACGGGCCGGAGCCAGAAGATTCGTTCTACTGAAAACCGAGGATGAGCAAGGAGAATCAACCGATGAGTGA
- a CDS encoding class I SAM-dependent methyltransferase: protein MLYDNPKYYEVAFSFRDIPSEVEFMQRCLKRFSKIGVNSLLEIGCGHAPHAGELIRREFSYTGLDINKNMLNHARSKWQHLRPALH from the coding sequence ATGTTGTACGACAACCCGAAATACTACGAAGTTGCCTTTTCCTTTCGGGACATTCCATCCGAAGTCGAGTTCATGCAACGCTGCCTGAAACGCTTTTCAAAGATCGGCGTGAACAGTCTGCTTGAGATCGGCTGCGGCCATGCACCTCATGCCGGGGAGTTGATCCGGCGTGAGTTCAGCTATACCGGTCTGGACATCAATAAGAATATGCTCAACCATGCCAGGTCCAAGTGGCAACACCTGCGCCCGGCCCTACACTGA
- a CDS encoding sigma-70 family RNA polymerase sigma factor, whose protein sequence is MPESEIALIGRALEGDQRAYTELTLRFKAAVFQIVFKIVRDRETANDLVQETFMKAFSSLASYRSEFRFSTWLYKIAANSSIDHLRKKRIQALSLDRKLETKDGSVEIEIPDYSYHPGRTLERKEQRLSIEEAIASLPVKYREVIVYRHKDDKSYEEIADLLNIPVGTVKARIFRARELLKKKLKNAL, encoded by the coding sequence TTGCCGGAAAGCGAGATAGCACTGATCGGTCGAGCCCTTGAGGGAGATCAAAGAGCTTACACCGAACTGACACTAAGATTCAAAGCAGCCGTTTTCCAGATCGTGTTCAAGATTGTGCGCGATAGGGAAACAGCCAACGACTTGGTGCAGGAAACGTTTATGAAGGCTTTTTCCTCGCTGGCGAGTTACCGTTCCGAGTTTCGTTTTTCGACCTGGCTGTATAAGATCGCGGCCAACAGTTCTATCGACCACCTTCGAAAGAAGCGGATTCAGGCGCTCTCGCTGGACCGCAAACTGGAGACCAAGGATGGTAGCGTCGAAATCGAGATTCCCGACTACTCGTACCATCCCGGGCGAACCCTGGAGCGCAAAGAACAGAGGCTGTCGATCGAAGAAGCTATCGCTTCGTTGCCGGTGAAGTACCGCGAAGTAATCGTCTATAGACACAAGGATGATAAATCATACGAAGAAATAGCCGATCTACTCAACATACCGGTTGGAACGGTGAAAGCGAGGATATTCAGAGCCCGCGAACTTCTTAAGAAGAAGCTGAAGAACGCGCTCTGA
- a CDS encoding polymer-forming cytoskeletal protein, whose translation MRSISSKHAWIVAAATSLLLAVPSAAQRTDEGYAPADTTFYEIMLSDEGVVAVDTAGYDWYYDFDRGRWEAGIPEPDEVPPPQDDFGIGGQDPIAERCTVEKWIKPFETRPVMVGYDEYVDGDITVLGRVTIKGWVIGNVRSLDKRVLITETGWVDGDIQAPKVIVREGGFVGGDILEEDFDLSSPFSVAGIIVAASFTGLLLLSALLVITVAPRHTENLCNCIENSKAKTFFLGFLLWLVMPLLMVLVTITIVGAFVIWVVPLAYVAASILGMIAFGNMVGRVLSRQLLAGEKGRLFQTLVGILLTMSLWFVSATLLGADGGPAEGFGVFFLVLAILITAFPVASGVGAAFLTRFGFREYLDWKDRARVATEPPPPAPPPIRPDRLSPEPPDGTTTIDET comes from the coding sequence ATGAGGAGTATCTCCTCCAAACATGCCTGGATTGTCGCTGCTGCGACGAGCCTCCTCCTGGCCGTACCGTCCGCCGCTCAGCGGACGGATGAGGGCTATGCTCCGGCCGACACCACTTTCTACGAAATCATGCTAAGTGACGAAGGCGTGGTCGCGGTTGATACGGCCGGTTATGACTGGTATTATGACTTTGATCGCGGCCGCTGGGAAGCCGGCATTCCCGAACCGGACGAGGTGCCACCGCCCCAGGACGACTTCGGTATAGGCGGCCAAGACCCCATCGCCGAACGCTGCACGGTTGAGAAATGGATTAAACCGTTCGAGACCAGGCCGGTCATGGTGGGGTATGATGAGTACGTTGATGGTGACATCACCGTGCTGGGCCGAGTGACGATCAAAGGCTGGGTGATCGGCAATGTTCGATCACTTGACAAGCGCGTCCTGATTACCGAAACCGGCTGGGTCGACGGCGACATTCAGGCTCCGAAAGTAATCGTGCGTGAGGGCGGCTTTGTCGGCGGCGACATCCTGGAGGAGGATTTTGATCTGAGTTCGCCGTTCTCGGTGGCCGGCATCATCGTCGCCGCATCATTCACCGGTCTTCTTTTGCTGTCGGCGCTTTTAGTGATTACGGTGGCGCCCCGTCACACTGAAAACTTGTGCAACTGCATCGAAAACAGCAAAGCCAAGACCTTCTTCCTGGGCTTCCTGTTGTGGCTTGTGATGCCGTTGTTGATGGTGTTGGTCACTATCACAATTGTCGGCGCCTTTGTAATATGGGTGGTCCCGTTGGCCTATGTGGCCGCGTCGATCCTTGGCATGATTGCCTTCGGTAACATGGTCGGTCGCGTGCTCTCGCGACAACTTCTCGCAGGCGAAAAGGGTCGCCTGTTCCAGACACTGGTGGGCATACTTTTAACCATGAGTCTTTGGTTCGTGTCGGCAACTTTGCTCGGCGCCGACGGCGGCCCGGCCGAGGGGTTCGGGGTGTTCTTCCTGGTGCTGGCAATCCTGATCACAGCTTTCCCGGTAGCATCGGGAGTGGGCGCGGCTTTTCTCACTCGTTTCGGATTCCGCGAATACCTGGACTGGAAGGATCGGGCCAGGGTCGCCACCGAACCGCCACCTCCGGCGCCACCGCCGATACGGCCGGACCGGTTGTCGCCGGAACCACCCGATGGTACGACCACGATCGATGAAACTTGA